Proteins from a single region of Campylobacter sputorum:
- a CDS encoding type II toxin-antitoxin system VapC family toxin, with product MTVSSTSIPTIYYIASNAYKENQFFIQQMISLRNQASVFNDKLNKNNAFEVAKFFIDEILKEPKQDNNKKLVIEALYSMCNNGVVELLPTTSIATIEAIKYCRDNPSNDLEDVLQYFIAKENGCDVIYTNDKKFPKLDIPLKRTDPNIPDYIPTQDKADKSISDLKKEFNEIFSNTPVDTNKAEIKRDKQ from the coding sequence ATGACAGTTTCATCCACTTCTATACCAACTATATATTACATAGCAAGTAATGCTTATAAAGAAAATCAGTTTTTTATCCAGCAGATGATATCTTTACGCAATCAAGCCAGTGTTTTTAATGATAAACTAAATAAAAACAATGCTTTTGAAGTAGCTAAGTTTTTTATAGATGAAATTTTAAAAGAACCAAAACAAGATAATAACAAAAAGCTAGTTATAGAGGCATTATACTCAATGTGTAATAATGGTGTTGTTGAGCTATTGCCTACCACGTCTATTGCTACAATAGAGGCTATAAAGTATTGCAGAGATAATCCAAGCAATGATTTAGAAGATGTTTTGCAGTATTTTATAGCTAAAGAAAATGGCTGTGATGTTATTTACACGAATGATAAGAAATTTCCTAAGCTTGATATACCACTAAAAAGAACTGACCCTAACATACCTGATTATATTCCCACGCAAGATAAAGCAGATAAAAGTATAAGTGATTTAAAAAAAGAGTTTAATGAAATTTTTTCAAATACTCCAGTGGATACAAATAAGGCAGAAATTAAAAGAGATAAACAATGA